CCCTACGATGGCAGAAGCGAGACCACCGAGGTAGAGCTGACCTTCCGCTCCGATGTTGAAAAGACCTCCCTGAAGAGCAATGGCTACCGAAAGCCCGGTGAGGATGAGCGGAGTCGCCTTGATGAGGGTTGAGAGGAAGACTTCCTTATCCCCCATCGAGCCGGTGTAAAGAAGAAGGAAGAAAAGACGCGGACTTCCCCCGGAAAGAAAAACGATGAAGCCAGAGAGAAAAAGGGCGATAAGAAGAACAAAAAGGAGATGGCGCGCTCTCTTAAGAAGGGGGATCATCCGCCTCCTCCGGTCATAAGCCTACCCAGTAGCTTCGGCGTTGCCTCCCTCGGCTTGAGCTCGGAGACGATCCGCCCTCGCCTCAAGACCACTATCCGATCGGAAAGGGCGATCAACTCCTCCACCTCGGGTGAGATGAGGAGGATACCTGCTCCCCGCTTCTGCTCGGCTAAGAGAAGGTTCCTTACCAGCCGAGCACCAGCGATATCGAGCCCCTGGGTGGGGTTTTCCGCGATGATGAGACAAGGGTCGTGGAAGAGCTCCCGGGCGATAATGACCCGTTCCCTGTTTCCCCCGGAAAAGAGATTAAGAGGAAGAGAAAGATCCAGAGGGACGATACCCAACCGGGAGGAAAGATCGAGAAGTTGCTGAGACGCTTTCCTTATGGAGAGGAGAGGGAAGCGGTAGTAAGGAGGGAGGCGATGATAGCCCAGGATGAGGTTTTCGGCAAGGGTGAAATCGAGGATAAGCCCTTCCTCGTCCCGCTCCCCAGGGATGAACGCCACCCCAAGCCTTTTTATCTCGTCTGGAGGGAGAAAGTTCGCTTGCCTGTTCCCTATCTTTATCTCCCCCGCTTTCGGTTTCAGGAAGCCGGCGATGCTCAGAGCGAGTTCCCTCTCCCCGTTCCCCGCTACACTCGCTATTCCCACGATCTCTCCCTCGCGCAGGGTAAGGGAGATGTTATCGAGGAGCAGGCGTCCATCCTCAGCGGTGACCGTCACCCCAGAAAGTTTGAGAACAACTTTCCCCGGGGTAACCTCTTCTTTCTCAAGAGGAGGGAGGAAAGACTCGCCCATCATCATATGGGAGAGATTTTCTTCATCCGCCTCCTCCCGGGAGATGGTCCCCACCACCTTACCCCGCCGCATAACCGTTATCCGGGAAGCTACCGCAAGCACCTCAGGAAGGCGATGGCTAATGAAGAGCACCGTTTTCCCCTCCTCCTTGAGCCGTTTGATCAGGGACAAAAAGGAGCTAACCTCGTTCGGAGTGAGATGTGAGGTGGGCTCATCCAGGATGAGAAGGCTTGCTCCTCGGAAAAGGAGCTTGATCAATTCCACCAATTGCTTCTCCCCAGGAGTTAGAGAAGAGATCGGCTTTGCTAAATCGAGGGAGAAGCCGAGAAGGGGTAGGAGTTCCTTTACCCGTTTTTTCGCGTCTCTCCAGTCGATCTCGCCACCTCTTTTCACCGGTTCCGCTCCGAGCACGATGTTTTCGAGGACGCTCATCCCGGGAATAAGCATTCGCTCCTGGCGAATGAGTCCGATGCCCAAGGATATCGCCTCCTTGGGGGTTAGGTGGTTTCTTCCTTTTCCGTTGATCACTATCTCGCCGGAATCCGGTCTTCTTAATCCGTAGATGATCTCAGCGAGAGTGGTTTTTCCCGCACCGTTTTCCCCGATTATCGCCCGAATCTCCCCTGCTTCTACCTCGATGCTTACCTCATTGTTGGCGATGACACTGGCGTACTTTTTGGTTATTCTCCTTAACTCAAGTACCTTTCCCATATCTTTTTCTACCACCGAGGAGGGGTGAAGTTTTTGAGATCTTCACTCGTCCTTGGAACGATGAGTTCCCCTCTTCCTATCTTCTCCTTGGCGAGTTTCACCAAGCGAAGTGCGGAAGGAGGGATCTTATCTTTGGTAAACCTCATATCGGTAAGGGAGATGGCGCCCTCAGCAAGACCGATGAAATAGTGTCCTCCCCGGAACCTCCCTTCATAGGCTTCCCTTATTCCGTTATAGACCGCGACATCTATCCTTTTGAGAACCGAGGTGAGTATCCTACCCGGGACGAGCCCATCCTGGTTTATATCTGCCCCTATACCGTAAACCCCTTTCTCCTCCTTTACTGCCTCGATGACCCCGAGCCCGGTGTTTCCCGCCAACTGAAAGATCACATCCGCCCCTTTAGCGATGAGCGACTTGGCGAGCGATTTCCCCTTGGCTGGATCGTTGAAATCGCCGGCGGTGACGGTGATTACCTCTATCTTCTTCCCCCTCTTTTTCCCTCCAGTAATCACCCCGGCACGGAAACCGGTCTCGTAAGCCTCAACCGGTGGGATATCCATTCCCTGAACCACGCCGATGATCCCGGTTCTGGTGGTATAGGCGGCGATGATCCCGGCTAAGAACGCCCCCTCCTCGCTTTTGAAGTCATAGCTCGCCACATTTGGCTTTTCCACCTTTCCATCGATGAAGATGAAGGCGGTCTTCGGGAAGTCATCCGCCACCTTGTTCACCGCGTCGATCATAAGGTAGCCCATTGCCACCACCACCTTACCCTTCTTCGCCGCCAAGGAGAGATTTGGGATATAGTCCGCCTGCTCATAGGACTGGATGAACGAGCCCTTTATACCGAGTTCCTTCTCCGCTCTCTCCACCCCTCTCCAGCCAGCGTCGTTGAACCCCTTATCACCAAGGCCCGCGGCATCGGTTACCAGGATCACCCTGAACCCATTACTCCTTTCCTCTCCCTTCTTGCAGGAAAGGAGAGAGACGAGAGAAATTATTAGAAAAATGACGAGAACCCTCTTTTTCATCTATGGTGTCCCTCCCGGTTAAATGGTAACCGGCTTTCTTCTTCCCTGTCAATCTGGGGAAACCCCTTGAATTTGATCCCCGCTT
This sequence is a window from Acidobacteriota bacterium. Protein-coding genes within it:
- a CDS encoding ABC transporter ATP-binding protein, with the protein product MGKVLELRRITKKYASVIANNEVSIEVEAGEIRAIIGENGAGKTTLAEIIYGLRRPDSGEIVINGKGRNHLTPKEAISLGIGLIRQERMLIPGMSVLENIVLGAEPVKRGGEIDWRDAKKRVKELLPLLGFSLDLAKPISSLTPGEKQLVELIKLLFRGASLLILDEPTSHLTPNEVSSFLSLIKRLKEEGKTVLFISHRLPEVLAVASRITVMRRGKVVGTISREEADEENLSHMMMGESFLPPLEKEEVTPGKVVLKLSGVTVTAEDGRLLLDNISLTLREGEIVGIASVAGNGERELALSIAGFLKPKAGEIKIGNRQANFLPPDEIKRLGVAFIPGERDEEGLILDFTLAENLILGYHRLPPYYRFPLLSIRKASQQLLDLSSRLGIVPLDLSLPLNLFSGGNRERVIIARELFHDPCLIIAENPTQGLDIAGARLVRNLLLAEQKRGAGILLISPEVEELIALSDRIVVLRRGRIVSELKPREATPKLLGRLMTGGGG
- a CDS encoding BMP family ABC transporter substrate-binding protein, producing the protein MKKRVLVIFLIISLVSLLSCKKGEERSNGFRVILVTDAAGLGDKGFNDAGWRGVERAEKELGIKGSFIQSYEQADYIPNLSLAAKKGKVVVAMGYLMIDAVNKVADDFPKTAFIFIDGKVEKPNVASYDFKSEEGAFLAGIIAAYTTRTGIIGVVQGMDIPPVEAYETGFRAGVITGGKKRGKKIEVITVTAGDFNDPAKGKSLAKSLIAKGADVIFQLAGNTGLGVIEAVKEEKGVYGIGADINQDGLVPGRILTSVLKRIDVAVYNGIREAYEGRFRGGHYFIGLAEGAISLTDMRFTKDKIPPSALRLVKLAKEKIGRGELIVPRTSEDLKNFTPPRW